The proteins below are encoded in one region of Neorhodopirellula lusitana:
- a CDS encoding SMC-Scp complex subunit ScpB, with product MVKESEEPNDPELEGDDLEGDDLEGAESDGSDSSNVDSGNAESGNVETEASSDLADHGAEPSVDDEDGGVGDEVGDDDLEAGDFEDDEDAFSLEELGEAYRHIVAQADSDEDTPGIEPGEVLQREHLIAAQAKAEAENAAKAAEEHEEVSDDEQDWDETPSEDEPEAAATPLAIIEAALFVGQPSGDSISPTRLASIMRNMTPDEVEEIIAELNASYREQRQGIRVVQDEGGYRMVVAPEVESMRHVFTGKVRETRLNQTAIEVLSLVAYQPGITSQQCTDLRGRDSGPLLNQMVRRRLIEMKREPEDGEPPATQEDSKAKKKKQKLVSRFYPAERLLVLLGLESLEDLPQVEETHFE from the coding sequence ATGGTTAAGGAATCCGAAGAACCGAACGATCCTGAATTGGAGGGTGATGATCTGGAAGGTGATGATCTGGAAGGTGCGGAGTCAGACGGTAGCGATTCCAGCAATGTCGATTCCGGAAACGCTGAGTCGGGGAATGTGGAAACGGAAGCGTCGAGCGATCTGGCCGACCATGGTGCGGAACCGTCTGTAGACGATGAGGATGGCGGTGTTGGCGATGAAGTGGGCGACGATGATCTTGAAGCGGGAGATTTTGAGGATGACGAGGATGCTTTTTCGCTCGAGGAACTGGGTGAGGCGTACCGTCACATTGTCGCTCAAGCCGACTCGGATGAAGACACCCCCGGAATCGAACCGGGCGAGGTTTTGCAGCGAGAGCATTTGATCGCGGCGCAGGCGAAAGCGGAGGCTGAAAACGCGGCCAAGGCAGCCGAGGAACATGAGGAGGTGAGCGACGACGAACAGGATTGGGACGAGACGCCTTCGGAAGACGAGCCGGAAGCGGCTGCGACTCCGTTAGCGATCATCGAAGCAGCTCTCTTTGTTGGCCAGCCTTCCGGGGATTCGATTTCTCCCACTCGCTTGGCTTCGATCATGCGGAACATGACGCCGGATGAAGTCGAGGAAATTATTGCGGAATTGAATGCCTCCTATCGCGAACAACGGCAAGGAATCCGGGTGGTTCAAGACGAAGGTGGGTACCGGATGGTGGTGGCTCCTGAGGTGGAGTCGATGCGGCATGTGTTCACGGGGAAAGTTCGCGAAACGCGGCTGAATCAAACCGCCATTGAGGTGTTGTCTTTAGTCGCTTATCAGCCGGGGATTACTTCACAGCAGTGCACTGACCTACGAGGCCGAGATAGTGGTCCGTTGTTGAACCAAATGGTGCGTCGGCGTTTGATTGAAATGAAGCGTGAGCCGGAAGATGGCGAGCCGCCCGCAACACAGGAAGACAGCAAGGCGAAGAAAAAGAAGCAGAAACTGGTGTCGCGGTTCTATCCGGCTGAACGACTGTTGGTGTTGTTGGGTTTGGAGTCACTCGAGGACCTGCCGCAGGTCGAAGAGACGCACTTCGAATAG
- a CDS encoding sigma-70 family RNA polymerase sigma factor, with amino-acid sequence MSEPTASQSENFGAHSPPVDTSDPDVITRYEPYLRMLARTHMRAAYQAKLGASDIVQQAMMQAVGALGQFRGGTEAELRGWLRQILVRQICHLDRDMHRDKRDVRREQSMEQKLAQSSMRLEGLLSADQATPSQVAVVGENLSGLVTAVERLPDDQRHAIELHYLEGLKLAEVAEALGKTTGAIAGLLHRGMKQLRAELNQANSQVGFAMPPTNNAGTESPKKKDASQDG; translated from the coding sequence ATGTCTGAACCCACCGCATCCCAATCTGAGAATTTCGGGGCTCATTCGCCACCTGTCGACACGTCGGACCCAGACGTGATTACTCGCTATGAGCCGTATTTGCGGATGTTGGCTCGGACCCACATGCGGGCTGCTTATCAGGCAAAATTGGGGGCTTCGGACATTGTTCAGCAGGCGATGATGCAGGCGGTTGGGGCGTTGGGGCAGTTCCGTGGGGGCACCGAGGCGGAATTGAGAGGTTGGTTGCGGCAGATTTTGGTTCGCCAAATTTGTCACCTCGACCGCGACATGCACCGGGATAAACGGGACGTTCGCCGCGAGCAGTCCATGGAGCAAAAGCTGGCCCAGTCGTCGATGCGGCTAGAGGGGTTGTTGAGCGCCGATCAGGCTACCCCCAGCCAAGTGGCGGTCGTGGGCGAGAACCTATCGGGATTGGTCACTGCGGTAGAGCGATTGCCGGACGATCAGCGGCATGCGATCGAGCTGCACTATTTGGAGGGGCTGAAATTGGCGGAAGTGGCCGAGGCTCTTGGCAAAACAACCGGTGCGATCGCTGGCTTGCTGCATCGGGGCATGAAGCAATTGCGGGCGGAACTGAATCAAGCCAACAGTCAGGTTGGATTTGCGATGCCACCGACCAATAACGCTGGCACGGAATCACCCAAAAAGAAGGATGCGTCACAAGATGGTTAA
- the ruvB gene encoding Holliday junction branch migration DNA helicase RuvB, with protein sequence MAREAIYQQSDPERKSGEQSSSAAGADGASPHDGADSVEGQVPKTRPDADGKLRPRRMDEMVGQRDVIERLKIAIDAATSRSEPLGHILFDGPPGLGKTTFATVIPNEMNTSVQMANGAGLRAPKDLLPYLTNVSEGSVLFIDEIHRVPKAVEEYLYTAMEDFRIDVVLGDGVNARTLNLELKPFTLIGATTRAGMLSAPLRDRFQIREHLGWYTRAELAEIVHRNAKKLSVVVDDGTADMIADRSRSTPRLANNRLLWVRDYAQSKADGKFDREITRAALDMIGIDELGLDKQDRNYLDTLMRVFLGGPAGLDAIAHTMNVSSDTLEDEVEPFLLRSELLVRTRRGRLATPKSYEHMKRPMPDI encoded by the coding sequence ATGGCACGCGAAGCAATTTACCAACAATCCGATCCCGAACGAAAATCCGGCGAGCAATCCAGCTCCGCTGCCGGTGCCGACGGCGCCTCGCCCCACGACGGAGCGGACAGCGTCGAGGGCCAGGTCCCCAAAACGCGACCCGACGCCGATGGCAAGCTACGCCCACGTCGAATGGACGAAATGGTCGGCCAGCGCGACGTCATCGAACGCCTCAAAATTGCCATTGATGCCGCCACTTCCCGCAGCGAACCGCTCGGACACATTCTGTTCGACGGACCTCCCGGGCTAGGAAAAACCACCTTTGCCACCGTCATCCCCAACGAAATGAACACCTCCGTTCAAATGGCCAACGGTGCCGGCTTGCGAGCCCCCAAGGATTTGCTGCCTTACCTAACCAACGTCTCCGAAGGCTCGGTGCTGTTCATTGACGAGATCCACCGGGTCCCTAAGGCGGTCGAAGAGTACCTCTACACCGCGATGGAAGACTTTCGCATCGACGTGGTTTTGGGTGACGGTGTCAACGCGAGAACATTGAACCTGGAACTCAAACCGTTCACCTTAATCGGCGCGACCACCCGAGCCGGCATGCTGAGCGCGCCGCTGCGAGATCGGTTTCAAATCCGCGAACACCTGGGCTGGTACACCCGCGCCGAACTGGCCGAGATCGTTCATCGCAACGCCAAGAAACTTTCCGTCGTCGTCGACGATGGCACCGCCGACATGATCGCCGATCGCAGTCGCAGCACACCGCGTTTGGCCAACAACCGCTTGCTATGGGTTCGCGACTACGCCCAAAGTAAAGCCGACGGTAAGTTCGATCGCGAAATCACGCGAGCCGCATTGGACATGATCGGAATCGACGAACTGGGACTCGATAAACAGGACCGCAACTACCTCGACACGCTGATGCGAGTTTTCCTAGGCGGACCGGCCGGACTCGATGCAATCGCGCACACGATGAACGTGAGCAGCGACACCCTCGAAGACGAGGTCGAACCGTTCCTGCTAAGAAGCGAACTGCTAGTTCGCACCCGACGTGGTCGCCTGGCAACGCCCAAGTCCTACGAACACATGAAACGCCCGATGCCTGATATCTAG
- the arsB gene encoding ACR3 family arsenite efflux transporter yields MDNTPTCPGQDSPSTASGMGFFERYLTVWVGLCIVGGIALGKIAPGLAKSLDAMAIYSGDAPVVSIPIAICLFFMMFPIMVKIDFGEVVRAGKAMGPVSLTIFINWAVKPFTMYAIASFFLGTVFLGMIGPDAIDYVKAPLGAELEVGATYGAGKAVLVDGVTMLEVPLWRSYLAGCILLGIAPCTAMVLVWGYLAKGNDGHTLVMVAINSLMMLVLYGLLGGFLLGVGQLPVPWKALLLSIAIYVALPLVTGYLTRRWLIATKGEAWFKDRFLRYLSPVTTTALLATLVLLFSFKGETIVANPLTILWIAIPLTIQTILIFALGYGLSKAFGFSYESAAPTAMIGASNHFEVAIATATMLYGLSSGAALATVVGVLIEVPLMLALVKFCLKTSGWFHAESEEQVSNQELAKS; encoded by the coding sequence TGAACGCTATCTGACGGTGTGGGTTGGACTGTGTATTGTCGGCGGAATCGCACTGGGAAAGATTGCACCGGGATTGGCCAAGTCTCTCGATGCCATGGCGATCTATTCGGGTGACGCACCCGTGGTCTCGATTCCAATCGCGATTTGCTTGTTCTTCATGATGTTCCCGATCATGGTCAAGATTGACTTTGGCGAAGTGGTTCGTGCTGGTAAAGCAATGGGGCCCGTTTCGCTGACAATCTTTATCAACTGGGCCGTGAAACCATTCACGATGTATGCAATCGCAAGTTTCTTCCTAGGAACTGTTTTCTTAGGAATGATTGGCCCTGACGCAATCGATTACGTCAAAGCTCCCTTGGGAGCTGAGCTCGAAGTCGGCGCAACTTACGGAGCCGGAAAAGCCGTTTTGGTCGACGGGGTAACGATGCTTGAGGTTCCGCTGTGGCGAAGTTATTTAGCGGGATGCATTCTGCTGGGGATCGCACCTTGCACGGCGATGGTTTTGGTTTGGGGGTATCTCGCCAAAGGGAACGACGGGCATACGTTGGTGATGGTTGCAATCAATTCGCTGATGATGCTGGTTTTGTACGGATTGCTAGGAGGCTTCTTGTTGGGGGTTGGCCAACTTCCAGTGCCTTGGAAAGCCTTGTTGCTGTCGATCGCGATTTACGTGGCGTTGCCGTTGGTAACGGGGTATCTGACGCGAAGATGGTTGATCGCAACGAAGGGAGAAGCGTGGTTTAAGGATCGGTTCTTGCGGTATCTCTCACCGGTGACAACGACGGCGTTGCTGGCCACTTTGGTTTTGTTGTTCTCGTTCAAGGGAGAGACCATCGTTGCCAACCCGTTGACGATTCTTTGGATCGCGATTCCGTTGACCATTCAAACGATCTTGATTTTCGCACTGGGCTACGGGTTGTCCAAGGCATTTGGATTTAGCTACGAGAGTGCTGCTCCCACCGCCATGATCGGTGCATCGAATCACTTTGAAGTCGCGATCGCGACCGCAACCATGTTGTATGGCTTGTCTTCGGGGGCAGCCTTGGCGACCGTCGTGGGCGTGTTGATCGAAGTGCCACTGATGTTGGCGTTGGTGAAGTTCTGTTTGAAGACCAGCGGATGGTTCCACGCCGAATCCGAGGAACAAGTCAGCAATCAAGAACTTGCGAAATCGTAA